A portion of the Dehalococcoidia bacterium genome contains these proteins:
- a CDS encoding molybdopterin cofactor-binding domain-containing protein, with amino-acid sequence MAQRHIGMAIKRKEDPRFLTGRGLYVDDVKLPGMLHAAMVRSPYPHARIRNIDASRALDMPGVVAVFTGQDMAQDGVGSLPCGWILPDMKIAPHFPMARDKVRHVGDIVAVVIAEDRYLAEDAAEAVVVDYEVLPAVADAREATRPGAPAVHDDIPDNICFRWAIGDKVATDEAFARAHRTVRLELVNQRIAPNAIEPRGAVAHYDPVRDEYTLWVTSQNPHVHRLLMAAFVLGIPEHKLRVIAPDVGGGFGSKIFTYAEECIVTWAAKKVGRPVKWVAKRSESFVSDAQGRDHYTVAELAVDEGHKVIGLRVETVANMGAYLSTFAPAIPTYLYGTLLSGQYAIPHIYCHVTGVYTHTVPVDAVRGAGRPEACYVVERLMDTMARELGEDPAEFRRKNFIPSNAFPYQTPVALVYDSGNYEAALAKALEVANYRELRRQQEEARRQGRLLGIGLSCYIEACGIAPSQVVGQLGAQAGLWESALVRMHPTGKVTVYTGSHSHGQGHETTFAQIVADELGVSLEDVEVVHGDTGQIPFGMGTYGSRSAAVGGSALVMALGKVKEKARKIAAHLLEAAEADVELQEGRFVVRGVPGRSLGLAEVALQAYLAHNLPPGMEPGLEATAFYDPQNFTFPFGTHVAVVEVDAETGQVKLLRYIAVDDAGVIINPLIFEGQVHGGIAHGVGQALWEWARYDQQAQPIAASYMQYAMPRASLLPLYETDHTVTPSPHNPLGVKGIGEAGTIAATPAVVNAVVDALSPLGIKHIDIPLTPERVWQAISEARR; translated from the coding sequence ATGGCCCAACGCCATATAGGTATGGCCATTAAGCGCAAGGAGGACCCCCGTTTCCTCACCGGCCGCGGCCTATATGTGGACGATGTGAAGCTTCCGGGCATGCTCCATGCGGCCATGGTGCGCAGTCCCTATCCCCACGCCCGCATTCGGAACATCGATGCTTCACGGGCGCTGGACATGCCTGGGGTGGTGGCCGTGTTCACCGGCCAGGACATGGCCCAGGACGGAGTAGGCTCCCTGCCCTGTGGCTGGATCCTCCCAGACATGAAGATCGCCCCTCACTTCCCTATGGCCCGGGATAAGGTGCGGCACGTGGGAGACATAGTGGCTGTGGTTATCGCCGAGGACCGGTACCTGGCAGAGGACGCCGCCGAAGCTGTGGTGGTGGACTACGAAGTGTTGCCGGCGGTGGCCGATGCCCGGGAAGCGACGCGCCCCGGGGCCCCAGCCGTGCACGACGACATCCCCGACAACATCTGCTTCCGCTGGGCCATCGGCGATAAGGTAGCCACCGATGAGGCCTTCGCCCGCGCTCACCGGACGGTGCGGCTGGAGCTGGTCAACCAGCGCATCGCCCCTAACGCCATCGAGCCACGGGGGGCCGTGGCCCACTATGACCCGGTGCGGGACGAATACACCCTGTGGGTCACTTCCCAGAACCCCCATGTGCACCGCCTCCTGATGGCCGCCTTCGTCCTGGGCATACCTGAACACAAGCTGCGGGTCATCGCCCCGGACGTGGGAGGTGGCTTTGGCAGCAAGATCTTCACCTACGCCGAGGAATGCATCGTCACCTGGGCAGCCAAGAAGGTGGGAAGGCCCGTCAAGTGGGTGGCCAAGCGCAGCGAGAGCTTCGTGTCGGATGCCCAGGGGCGGGACCACTACACGGTGGCCGAGCTGGCGGTGGACGAGGGCCACAAGGTCATCGGCCTGCGGGTGGAGACGGTGGCCAACATGGGCGCTTATCTCTCCACCTTTGCCCCAGCCATCCCCACCTATCTATACGGCACCCTCCTGTCAGGCCAATATGCCATCCCCCACATCTACTGCCACGTCACAGGCGTTTATACCCATACGGTGCCTGTAGACGCCGTGCGGGGGGCGGGGAGGCCCGAGGCCTGCTATGTGGTGGAGAGGCTCATGGATACCATGGCCCGCGAGCTAGGGGAGGACCCGGCGGAGTTCCGACGCAAGAACTTCATCCCCAGCAACGCCTTCCCGTACCAGACGCCGGTGGCTTTGGTATACGACTCCGGCAACTATGAGGCGGCCTTGGCCAAGGCGCTAGAGGTGGCCAATTACCGGGAGCTGCGGCGCCAGCAGGAGGAGGCCCGCCGCCAGGGTCGCCTGTTGGGCATCGGGCTCTCCTGCTACATCGAGGCGTGCGGCATCGCCCCCTCACAGGTGGTGGGCCAACTGGGGGCCCAAGCTGGCCTGTGGGAGAGCGCCCTGGTGCGCATGCATCCCACGGGCAAGGTGACGGTATACACGGGCAGCCACTCCCATGGCCAGGGCCATGAGACCACCTTCGCCCAGATCGTAGCCGACGAGCTAGGGGTCTCTCTGGAAGACGTTGAGGTGGTCCACGGCGATACAGGACAGATCCCCTTTGGCATGGGCACCTATGGGAGCCGCAGCGCAGCGGTGGGGGGCAGCGCCCTGGTGATGGCCCTAGGGAAGGTTAAGGAGAAGGCTAGGAAGATAGCTGCCCACCTCTTGGAGGCGGCAGAGGCCGACGTGGAGCTGCAAGAGGGCAGGTTCGTGGTGCGGGGCGTTCCCGGCAGGTCCCTGGGCCTGGCCGAGGTGGCCCTGCAGGCCTATCTGGCCCACAACCTGCCGCCAGGGATGGAGCCCGGCCTGGAGGCCACCGCCTTCTACGACCCTCAGAACTTCACCTTCCCCTTCGGGACCCACGTGGCTGTGGTGGAGGTGGACGCCGAGACAGGCCAGGTGAAGCTCCTCCGCTACATAGCAGTGGACGATGCGGGGGTCATCATCAACCCCCTCATCTTCGAGGGGCAGGTACATGGCGGCATCGCCCACGGCGTGGGGCAGGCCCTCTGGGAGTGGGCCCGCTACGACCAGCAGGCCCAACCCATCGCCGCCTCCTACATGCAGTACGCCATGCCCAGGGCCTCCCTTCTCCCCCTTTACGAGACGGATCACACCGTCACCCCATCCCCTCACAACCCCCTGGGGGTGAAGGGGATCGGGGAGGCGGGAACCATCGCTGCCACCCCAGCGGTGGTCAACGCCGTGGTGGACGCCCTCTCCCCCCTGGGCATTAAGCACATAGATATACCCCTCACCCCTGAGAGGGTGTGGCAAGCCATTAGCGAGGCCAGGAGGTGA
- a CDS encoding (2Fe-2S)-binding protein has product MADKVPITVVVNGVEYRHEVEPRLLLVHYLRETLGLTGTHVGCDTSQCGACTVIMDGRAIKSCTVLAVQADDSQILTIEGLAQGGQLHPLQEAFWERHGLQCGFCTPGMIMAAYDLLQRNPNPSHEEIAHALDGNYCRCTGYANIVRAIQYAAEKMRAR; this is encoded by the coding sequence ATGGCTGACAAGGTCCCTATCACCGTGGTGGTCAACGGGGTGGAGTACCGGCATGAGGTGGAGCCCCGCCTCCTCCTAGTCCACTACCTGCGGGAGACTCTAGGTCTCACCGGCACCCACGTGGGATGTGACACCAGCCAATGCGGGGCCTGCACCGTCATCATGGACGGCCGGGCCATCAAGTCCTGCACTGTGCTGGCGGTGCAGGCCGATGACTCCCAGATCCTCACCATCGAAGGATTGGCCCAGGGTGGGCAGCTCCATCCCCTGCAGGAGGCCTTCTGGGAGAGGCACGGCTTACAATGCGGCTTCTGCACCCCTGGCATGATCATGGCTGCCTACGACCTTCTGCAGCGGAACCCCAACCCTAGTCATGAGGAGATAGCTCACGCCCTGGATGGCAACTACTGTCGCTGCACGGGATATGCCAACATCGTACGGGCCATTCAGTACGCAGCTGAGAAGATGAGGGCCCGCTAG
- a CDS encoding carbon monoxide dehydrogenase subunit G encodes MELRGEETIAAPLEQVWRALNDPQLMARCILGVKSLEPLGEDEFMGLVEVSIGPIKGTFQGRLRICQREPPRRLRLQMQGQGRAGGLQGEGVIELEGDGDTTKVSYTGDVHLTGLLASLGARVLHGASQILARQFFANLARELETQP; translated from the coding sequence GTGGAGCTGCGTGGGGAGGAGACCATCGCGGCGCCGCTAGAGCAGGTGTGGCGGGCCCTGAACGACCCCCAGCTCATGGCCCGGTGCATACTTGGCGTCAAGAGCTTAGAGCCCCTGGGCGAAGACGAGTTCATGGGGCTGGTAGAGGTGAGCATCGGGCCCATAAAGGGCACCTTTCAGGGTCGGCTGCGGATCTGCCAGCGGGAGCCTCCGCGTCGCCTGCGCCTGCAAATGCAGGGGCAGGGGCGCGCCGGCGGCCTGCAGGGCGAGGGGGTCATTGAGCTGGAGGGAGATGGCGATACCACCAAGGTATCCTACACCGGGGATGTACACCTAACGGGGCTTTTGGCCTCCCTCGGGGCCCGCGTCCTGCATGGGGCGAGCCAAATCCTGGCCCGCCAGTTCTTCGCCAACCTGGCCCGGGAGCTGGAGACGCAGCCTTAA